In Podospora pseudoanserina strain CBS 124.78 chromosome 5, whole genome shotgun sequence, a single window of DNA contains:
- the ERV1 gene encoding Flavin-linked sulfhydryl oxidase of the mitochondrial IMS (EggNog:ENOG503P2I1; COG:E), which produces MANDTQDRDEQATTAAAANTSQPLPKGVVLGKDGKPCRSCTAGADFAAWTSQAKTMTALSTGKPVPAVKKRTDCPPDVVALGRSSWTLLHSIAATYPEKPTPSEQSDVISFMKLFSKLYPCWVCAEDFQEYIERKQIKAGSRDEFGNWLCEAHNGVNKKLGKKTFDCSRWLERWRDGWKDGSCD; this is translated from the exons ATGGCAAACGATACCCAAGACCGAGACGAGCAGGCCACTACAGCCGCGGCCGCTAACACAAGCCAGCCTCTCCCCAAGGGTGTAGTCTTGGGCAAGGATGGCAAACC TTGCCGTTCTTGCACTGCCGGTGCCGACTTCGCAGCTTGGACTAGCCAGGCCAAAACAATGACGGCCCTCTCCACTGGCAAACCTGTTCCCGCTGTCAAGAAACGGACAGACTGCCCTCCAGACGTTGTAGCTCTCGGCCGGTCATCATggaccctcctccactccaTCGCGGCCACCTACCCCGAGAAGCCAACCCCTTCCGAGCAGTCCGATGTCATTTCTTTTATGAAGTTGTTCTCAAAGCTGTACCCTTGCTGGGTGTGCGCTGAAGATTTCCAAGAGTACATTGAGCGGAAGCAAATCAAAGCTGGAAGCAGGGATGAGTTTGGAAACTGGCTGTGTGAGGCGCATAACGGTGTGAACAAGaagctggggaagaagaccTTTGACTGCAGTaggtggttggagaggtggagAGATGGGTGGAAGGACGGGAGTTGTGAttga